GCGGATGGGTGGAGGCGGCGTCCGCTCATTGGCTGGCTCCGCCGAGACGCGCCGCCGCAGGCGGCGCAACGCGCACAAGACAGCACGGCGATGCAAGTTGCCTTTGGCAGGGAAGTTATTGGCGCGCCGAAAGGGACTCGAACCCCCAACCTTCTGATCCGTAGTCAGATGCTCTATCCAATTGAGCTATCGGCGCAGCCCAAGGGAAGGAGATTGTGCCACAAGGGGGATTGCGGTGCAAGCCCAGATGTGAATTAGGAATGAGGAATTAGGAATGAGGAAATCCCGCCCACCGACCCATTTGGGATTTCGGATTTGGGATTTCGACCCACCCGCGCCACAGATCCCTCGGCTCGCTACGCTCGCTCGGGATGACACTCTGGTTGGCCTGCCGAGGCCAGGTCCTCGTCATGTGATTTCGGATTTTCCGCCGATCCGGCTCTCCCTTTGGCTACGCCGTGACAAGTCCTCCCGTCTCGCCACCAAGACGCCACGAACACCAGGGAATTCCCTGGTTATCAGAATTCGATCGCGAAAACCGAATAGAGTTCGTTGAGTCTTTGCACAAGCAGTTTGTGACGAGGCAGGGAAATACTGGGAAAAGTCCTTCGTGGCTTCCTGGCGGTCTCGCTGACGGCGCGAACCGGGATTTCCGCCCACCCACAAACGTGAGACCGAGGGGACTGGTGGGAAATACGAAATCCGAAATTCGCAATTCGAAATGCGAAAGGCGCCGGCGGAAGAGGGTGGCCGGTCGCGCGTAGTATCCTCCGATCCGAAAAAGGAGGCCATTTGGAGCCAATTCTCGAGATACAGAACCTGAGCAAGCGCTACGGGGACCACATCGCGGTCGATGACATCAGCTTTTCGGTGCCCCGAGGTTCGGTCTTCGGCCTGCTGGGCCCGAACGGGGCCGGCAAGACGACGACCATCCGGATGGTGATGCGGATCATCGCTGCGGACAGCGGCACGGTACTGCTCGACGGCCTGCCGGTGGACGACGACCGGCGGCGCATCATCGGCTACCTGCCGGAGGAACGCGGCCTGTACAAGAAGATGAAGGTGCTGGAGCACCTGGTCTACTTGGGCACGATCCGCGGCATCCGCCCCGGAGAGGCGCGGAAGCGCTCCGCCGCCTGGCTCGAGAGATTCGACCTTTCCGAGTGGGCGACGCACAAGGTCGAGGATCTTTCGAAGGGCATGCAGCAGAAGATCCAGTTCATCGGCACCATCCTCCACCGGCCGCCGCTGCTGATCCTCGACGAGCCGTTCTCGGGCCTCGACCCGATCAACACCCGCGCCCTCAAGAATCTGCTGCAGGAGATGGCGGCGGAGGGCGTGACCATCGTCCTCTCGACCCATGTCCTGCCCCAGGTCGACGAGCTGTGCTCGGACATCTGCCTGATCAACCGCGCGCGGCCGATCCTCTACGGCTCACTCGACAGCATTCGCAACGACTACGGCGGCAACACCTGGCGAGTGCGATCGGATCTGTCCGACGACCAGCTCGCCGCCCTCCCTGGAGTGACCTCGGTCCACCCGCTTGGCGACGAGCGATTGCTGGAGCTTTCGAACGGCCAGGAACCGCGCGAGCTGCTGCGGGCGCTGGTCGAGCGGAGTCAGGTGGAAAGCTTCACGCGGTTCGTCCCGGACCTCGAGAACATTTTCATCCGCGCCGTGGAGGAGGACCGCCATGCCTAGCCTGCATATCTCACCAGCTGTCTATTGCGGCCGACGATCCGCCGCACCCAGCTGTGCTTTCTCATCTCCGGGTGCTCGACGTACCGTCAAGTACGCCTCCGCGCCCGGAGAATCAAAAACCCAGCTGGTCACAGCGTCTCAACGACCTCGTCACGAAACCCGGTGAGATATGCAGGCTAACCTCCAACGAGTGCTGGCCGTCATCCGCCGCGAGTACCTCGAGCGAGTTCGAACCAAGGCATTCTGGATCTCGACGATCCTGGTGCCGGTCTTTCTCGGCGCGGTGATGATCCTCCCGGCGTGGCTCGCCGCCCGCGGCGGAGGAGAGTTCTCGGTCGCGGTGCTCGATTTGTCGGGCCGGTTCTTCGAGCCGATCCGGCTCGAGGTCGAGCGAAGCGTGTCGGGAGTCGACGAGAAGCTGGATGTGACCCTGGTGCGCCAGGAGCCCGGCACCGATCCGGATGCAACCCGCGAGCGGCTGAAAGAAGAAGTCCAGAACAAGAGCTACGACGGACTTCTGGTCATCCCCGACACCATGCCCGACGAGGGCCGGCCCGAGTACATCGCGCCTAACGTGGCCGCATTCAAGCTGCTGACAGTGATCGAGCGCTCGGTCAACAACGTGATGGTCGCGGATCGTCTGACCGACGCCGGCCTCGATCCAGAGACCGTCCGCGAGCTCACCCGCCGGGTCGGACTCAACACCCTCAAGCTCGGCAAGGGTGGCGAGGAGACATCCGACCAGGGCCAGACCTTCATCCTCGCCTACATCTTCGTGATGATCATCTACATGACGGTGCTGATGTACGGCATCTACGTCATGCGCGGCGTGCTCGAGGAGAAGAGCTCACACGTGGTCGAGGTGATCATCTCGACGGTCAAGCCCTTCGAGCTGATGCTCGGCAAGATCCTCGGCATCGGCGCGGTCGGGCTCACCCAATTCCTGATCTGGGCGGTGTTGATGGCAGCGATCTCGGCACCAGGCACGATGGCGGCGATGGGTATGAGTGGTATCGAGCTGCCATCGATCCCGGCCCAGCTCTTGGTCTTCTTCGTCATCTACTTCGTCCTCGGATTCCTCCTCTACGGAACCCTCTATGCCGGCATCGGCGCCGCCTTCGACACCGAGCAGGAAGCACAGAACTTCCAGGCCATGGTGACCATGTTCCTGGTGGTGCCTCTGGTGCTGATGATGCAGATCCTCAACCAGCCCGACGGCACCCTGTCGGTAGTTCTCTCGCTGATCCCGTTCTTCACGCCGATGTTGATGTTCCTGCGGATGACCCTGACCCAGGTCCCGCCGATCCAGATCGCCGCGTCGGTGGTGTTCATGATCGCGGCGATCCTCGCCTGTACCTGGATCGTGGCCAAGATCTACCGGGTCGGGATTTTGATGCACGGTTCGAAGCCGAAGATGAAGGACCTGATGCGCTGGGTGCGGGAAGCCTGATCACGATCACGTATTTCGAATTTCGGATTTCGAATTTATCCCCCGCCCAACCCAGGTTCACAGGGGGGGTGGTTGGGAAATTCGGAATTCGGAATCAGGGGTAGGTGGCAGGGGCGAGGTACCCGAGAATGAGGAATTAGGAATGAGGAATTACGAATTTCCACCCCTCCCCCCGTGGCACGGATCGTCGTGGGTGGGTGGGCGGCATTCCTAATTCCTAATTCACAATTCCTAATTAGCCCTCTGGTTTTGCCAAGAACCCGAGGGCTTTGTCGGCCTCGGCATCCATGATGACCTGGAGCAGATCGCCGTCGGTGACGGCGGGCACGTGAATCACGCGCACGATCTCCTGCATGTCGGCGAACTCGGGGGCGACCTCGGCCAGGCTGCTGGGCGAGCCGTTGAGGAACTCTTCGTTCCACACCACTGCCGGATCGTCGGGGTAGAGCGGGAGGTAATGGATCCCGGACTCGACGAGGTCATTGAAGAAGTGCGTGCCGAAGCTCACATCCGGAAGGTACGAGCCTTTTTGACGGGCGATCTCGATCAGGATCGCGGTGTGGGAGATGTCGGCATAGGTCACCGGCACTCCGAGCTTGATGTCACCACGGCTCCCCCATCGCCCCGGGCCCATCAAAAGGAAACGTCCCTTCGGGAGTGCTTTGTTGACCACGCCGATGGCGCGGGCGACCCGTTGCATCTCCTCGCGCGTCTCGAGCTTCTCGTAGTCGCGAGGGTCGACCAGGACGATGTACTCGAGGTCTCGGGCCTGGCCCATCTGCACGTAACGGTTGGCCGAGAAGACCTTTTTTTCCTCCAGCACGTCGGCCGGCACCTCGACGTGCTGCGCCGAGGCCCCGCGGCTCAAAGCGCGGCACTGAAGCATGTAGAAGTCGTCGCCATCGTGGGCGAACTCCACGTCCACCGGTTCGCCGAGGCCTTCTTCGAGGAGATCCAGCATCTGTTTCAGGTCACGTGGAAAGGAGGTCTTCAACAAACCGTCGAAGGTGATGACCAGCTCCTTGGGATCCACCTGAGGGAGGATCCCCACCAGCGGCAGGATCTGGTGATCGCGGTAAATGGAGAAGATGCGGTTCATGTGCGGAATCTGGCGCCCGACCCTGCCCATGAACGCAGCCAGGGGCATCGACTCGAACTGGCTCTCGCGGAGATCGACGACGTCGACGTCGTGTTGGGAGTAGCGGTAGACCTCGTCCGGCCGCTGCACTGCGCGCAGGGCGGGTTGCTCGAGCGCAACCAGCACCGGGTAGTCGTTGACGGTCCGGTCGACCGCGCGGGTGCCGAGGCCGAGCACCAGCCGCGCCATGCCGTCGGTGTGGCGGATGCGCGGCGACCATCGCATCTCGCAGCGCGAGAAGGCGACGCCAGCGAAAACCGGAAACAACATGCCGCCTGCTTCGCGCCCCACGACCTCCTGGATGAGAACACCCATCTGCTCCTGGAAATCGATCAGGCCGCGCTCGCGACGGTACTCAATCGGGTCGGGGTGGAAGATCGACGCGTAGACCTCGGCGATCGCGTCCTCGAGAGCCGCCAGCCGTGCTTCCAGGGTGCCCGAGTTGGGGATGAAAAGGCTCTTGTACTTGCCGGAGAAGGCGTGGCCGATGCGGTCCTCGAGCAGGCTCGAGGAGCGAATGATCAGCGGCACTTCGCCGATCTCATAGAGCATCTCCTCCAGGCCCTTCTCGATGGTCGGCGGGAAGGAACCGCTCTTGAAGAGACGCTCGACGAGCGGAAACTCATCGTGCACCTCCTCCGGCTTCTTGTACTTGACGTTGATCAGCTCTTCGAGACCGTTGTACTCGATGAACTCGAGGATGCCATTCGACGGCAGAAAATAAGAATTCGGGATTTTGTGCTCGGCCGCGAGACGACCTTCACGCCTGGCCTCCTGCAGGATCGAATGGGCGAGGATGAGGCCGGCCGACTTGCCACCGAGGCGTCCGTAGCGGCCGTCGGTGGGCAGGATGTGGTC
Above is a genomic segment from Acidobacteriota bacterium containing:
- a CDS encoding ATP-binding cassette domain-containing protein is translated as MEPILEIQNLSKRYGDHIAVDDISFSVPRGSVFGLLGPNGAGKTTTIRMVMRIIAADSGTVLLDGLPVDDDRRRIIGYLPEERGLYKKMKVLEHLVYLGTIRGIRPGEARKRSAAWLERFDLSEWATHKVEDLSKGMQQKIQFIGTILHRPPLLILDEPFSGLDPINTRALKNLLQEMAAEGVTIVLSTHVLPQVDELCSDICLINRARPILYGSLDSIRNDYGGNTWRVRSDLSDDQLAALPGVTSVHPLGDERLLELSNGQEPRELLRALVERSQVESFTRFVPDLENIFIRAVEEDRHA
- a CDS encoding pyruvate, phosphate dikinase, giving the protein MEEWRQQFEDLRRRKPEVTARVCRRLLRDLQKKGLVDLDALDELAAALQNGGRRIHDPNRPKPQLNHESRQELYDLALEYAGRYLTPEEIKATILLVEKRMLVQEGARLAEDPDTPLDVLRDKIHEFLNFAPGEAVAPREDVIGTRAALIRRFLTEQLDFISVAKRYIRVVDFAYVLDHILPTDGRYGRLGGKSAGLILAHSILQEARREGRLAAEHKIPNSYFLPSNGILEFIEYNGLEELINVKYKKPEEVHDEFPLVERLFKSGSFPPTIEKGLEEMLYEIGEVPLIIRSSSLLEDRIGHAFSGKYKSLFIPNSGTLEARLAALEDAIAEVYASIFHPDPIEYRRERGLIDFQEQMGVLIQEVVGREAGGMLFPVFAGVAFSRCEMRWSPRIRHTDGMARLVLGLGTRAVDRTVNDYPVLVALEQPALRAVQRPDEVYRYSQHDVDVVDLRESQFESMPLAAFMGRVGRQIPHMNRIFSIYRDHQILPLVGILPQVDPKELVITFDGLLKTSFPRDLKQMLDLLEEGLGEPVDVEFAHDGDDFYMLQCRALSRGASAQHVEVPADVLEEKKVFSANRYVQMGQARDLEYIVLVDPRDYEKLETREEMQRVARAIGVVNKALPKGRFLLMGPGRWGSRGDIKLGVPVTYADISHTAILIEIARQKGSYLPDVSFGTHFFNDLVESGIHYLPLYPDDPAVVWNEEFLNGSPSSLAEVAPEFADMQEIVRVIHVPAVTDGDLLQVIMDAEADKALGFLAKPEG
- a CDS encoding ABC transporter permease; this encodes MLAVIRREYLERVRTKAFWISTILVPVFLGAVMILPAWLAARGGGEFSVAVLDLSGRFFEPIRLEVERSVSGVDEKLDVTLVRQEPGTDPDATRERLKEEVQNKSYDGLLVIPDTMPDEGRPEYIAPNVAAFKLLTVIERSVNNVMVADRLTDAGLDPETVRELTRRVGLNTLKLGKGGEETSDQGQTFILAYIFVMIIYMTVLMYGIYVMRGVLEEKSSHVVEVIISTVKPFELMLGKILGIGAVGLTQFLIWAVLMAAISAPGTMAAMGMSGIELPSIPAQLLVFFVIYFVLGFLLYGTLYAGIGAAFDTEQEAQNFQAMVTMFLVVPLVLMMQILNQPDGTLSVVLSLIPFFTPMLMFLRMTLTQVPPIQIAASVVFMIAAILACTWIVAKIYRVGILMHGSKPKMKDLMRWVREA